One Verrucomicrobiota bacterium genomic region harbors:
- a CDS encoding class I SAM-dependent methyltransferase — translation MLNPEVVSLAETHIRNTDKDLDFGCGTGKLITVLRSRGIDIQGLDLNTIEIEEALQEPARPHVTFYDGTLPLPFPDGYFDVVTAMEVLEHIEDAEAFLLEIRRITKRVFIMTVPDATGIPRSHSQGVIPWHFLESTHVNFFTQKALSVLLEPHRESIQINKFGFTILPQTFFANNLSCVCQIPRP, via the coding sequence GTGCTCAACCCGGAGGTGGTTTCATTAGCAGAAACGCACATCCGCAATACGGACAAGGATTTGGACTTTGGATGTGGCACTGGAAAACTCATAACAGTTCTTCGAAGCAGAGGCATCGACATACAAGGATTAGACTTGAATACCATCGAGATTGAGGAAGCTTTACAAGAACCTGCTCGACCCCACGTCACTTTTTACGATGGGACGTTGCCTTTACCGTTTCCGGATGGTTATTTTGATGTCGTTACTGCTATGGAAGTTCTGGAGCATATTGAGGACGCAGAGGCCTTTTTGTTGGAAATCAGACGCATAACAAAACGAGTATTCATTATGACGGTACCTGATGCGACTGGCATCCCACGGAGCCATAGCCAGGGAGTTATCCCCTGGCACTTCCTCGAAAGTACGCATGTAAACTTTTTCACTCAAAAAGCTTTATCGGTCTTACTTGAACCACACAGGGAAAGCATCCAAATAAATAAGTTTGGATTCACAATTCTCCCGCAAACTTTTTTCGCCAACAACCTGAGTTGCGTATGCCAAATTCCAAGACCGTGA